One Lucilia cuprina isolate Lc7/37 chromosome 4, ASM2204524v1, whole genome shotgun sequence DNA segment encodes these proteins:
- the LOC111679873 gene encoding serine-rich adhesin for platelets, whose amino-acid sequence MAHFCGFIKLIFLLLMLARIPSNETRPLKGNSQANSDLIAGNEFLKLFMEHDQLEKDFQSSGGSGSSNAGAEKIKDVVAATKKEESFDKKSAETGRRSSSGRSLKDKGPKLNQAEGQLEDSKQVVKLVTSGSKIVFLEDYDENDAILDAEVRDIDLKKEIFKQKTHPNLDDYKVVAVSVSSSSQRGTATARNRFTNKASSVKYEKRPLTTAITTSTTTTTSKTITTMTPKPPTATTVRSQTSPALLSSSASSTKIDTTVGDNFINRSHKSEFSIEEVEPLTMTQHKSRKIIQSRHRKYPVTSVADTLEALDSENSASTNIQNVLAAPLQTSASARSTSMVTTTYHSGQRNMTINHDSNLHMAQSRHKTATGTTTNTSDDKFKGGDMQQQQQQMTNGGIEDQLLPFQTVIYHDSKAGHGPQSRSISYSSISQNVEDLKKWQQSGILAEARRNVSESLKPMPRSNVSLSNHQPEPAKFYSQPSKMYSEPSKFYSEPSKVYSEPAKVYGEPEKFYSEPAKVYGQPSKVYSEPSKVYSQPAKVYSEPAKTYWPILTATSTQTPLTLPPTNAPTISTIPPTSLPVNIHQSSRKPAIVSRIAFGEAHLASSTSTSTSTTTTTTTAPLTTTTRSYGSHSQHHHYSRTYSSHRNPSISSSFNNENSSLSSSSSSTSSTPSRRILFNLDRLPYDLLNAPEPSIQQQQLLELQKTKRPQQTLTYQQSNQQQQPQQRHNINPCLESAVTSLFSSSSLSAHPALQKQRQHTSLSDQQQHSNQNAKGLPNGDLVKCVAEISHTSAAAATHDDSSDDTGGGVEVFTTERSHLEELFTPTPEQNYEIEESVSVMTNGRAHSGGRNSLTHPTTSPIHQQQHHGFKPNRQRTRVHFGTNVENPEVHDGGHHHHHHMSQTSYNTNANANTDTRNNRHHSTPDYNQYDDDSDGGGGGDDSGDNGAAKNNDYDDGGSPVNGNNDDGSNGDGGGDDNDDSKVAYIVEGHNYRKYRVEEETDDGFIVGEYGVVDHNDGNLRGVRYTADSTINRSLIQKALLTFLKLK is encoded by the exons ATGTTGGCGCGAATACCGTCTAATGAGACAAGGCCACTCAAAGGAAATTCTCAAGCCAATAGTGATCTCATTGCAGGCAATGAGTTTCTCAAACTATTTATGGAACATGATCAGTTAGAAAAAGATTTCCAAAGTAGTGGGGGCAGTGGTAGTAGTAATGCGGGTGCAGAAAAAATAAAGGATGTAGTGGCAGCTACGAAAAAAGAAGAGTCATTCGACAAAAAATCCGCCGAAACGGGGAGAAGGTCTAGTAGCGGTAGAAGTTTAAAAGACAAGGGACCCAAGCTTAATCAGGCCGAGGGTCAGTTGGAGGATAGTAAACAAGTAGTTAAATTAGTTACCTCAGGTagtaaaattgtgtttttagaaGATTACGATGAAAATGATGCCATCTTAGATGCTGAAGTCAGagatattgatttaaaaaaagaaatatttaaacaaaaaactcatcCCAATTTAGATGATTACAAAGTGGTGGCTGTGAGTGTTTCCTCTTCTAGTCAACGAGGCACAGCTACAGCCAGAAATCGCTTTACCAATAAAGCCAGTTCAGTCAAATATGAAAAGCGACCGTTAACAACAGCGATAACAACCAgcacaacaactactactagcAAAACGATCACAACTATGACACCTAAACCACCAACAGCGACTACTGTCAGATCACAAACATCACCTGCGTTGTTGTCGTCATCGGCATCATCAACTAAAATCGATACCACAGTTGGAGACAACTTTATCAATCGCTCACATAAAAGTGAGTTTTCCATAGAGGAAGTTGAACCTCTGACAATGACACAGCATAAATCACGTAAAATAATTCAATCACGTCATCGTAAATACCCGGTAACAAGTGTAGCAGACACATTGGAAGCTTTAGATTCAGAAAATAGTGCTTCTACcaatatacaaaatgttttagcAGCACCGCTACAAACGTCCGCTTCAGCACGTTCCACATCAATGGTGACAACTACGTATCACAGTGGTCAACGTAATATGACCATTAATCACGATTCGAATTTGCATATGGCTCAGTCTCGTCATAAAACCGCAACTGGAACGACTACAAACACCAGCGATGACAAGTTTAAAGGTGGTGAtatgcagcaacaacaacagcaaatgaCAAATGGTGGTATAGAAGATCAGTTGTTACCATTTCAAACTGTTATATACCATGATAGTAAAGCAGGTCATGGTCCACAATCACGCTCAATTTCCTATTCTTCAATCTCACAAAATGTGGAAGATTTAAAGAAGTGGCAACAATCGGGTATCTTAGCCGAAGCACGACGTAATGTCAGTGAGAGTTTAAAACCCATGCCCAGATCTAATGTTTCCTTATCAAATCATCAGCCAGAACCAGCTAAATTCTATTCACAACCTTCAAAAATGTATAGCGaaccatcaaaattttattctgaACCTTCCAAGGTCTATTCAGAACCAGCAAAAGTATATGGAGAACCTGAAAAATTTTACTCCGAACCTGCTAAAGTTTATGGACAACCATCAAAAGTGTATTCAGAACCCTCCAAGGTATATTCGCAGCCGGCTAAAGTCTACAGCGAACCAGCCAAAACATACTGGCCTATTTTAACAGCCACTTCAACTCAAACCCCCCTTACATTACCTCCAACTAATGCTCCCACAATCTCTACCATTCCGCCAACATCACTTCCGGTAAATATACATCAATCATCGAGAAAACCTGCCATAGTTTCACGCATTGCATTTGGTGAAGCCCATTTGGCATCAAGCACATCTACTAGCACtagtactacaacaacaaccacaactgCTCCATTGACCACAACAACGCGATCATATGGCTCACATAGTCAGCATCATCATTATTCTCGTACATATAGCAGTCATCGTAATCCATCAATTTCTTCTTCGTTTAACAATGAAAATTCATCCTTGTCATCTTCATCCTCATCAACTTCATCAACACCTTCACGTCGTATACTTTTTAATCTAGACCGTTTACCGTATGATCTTTTAAATGCACCTGAACCATCGatacagcagcaacaactttTGGAACTGCAAAAAACCAAGAGGCCACAACAGACATTAACATACCAGCAGTCGAATCAGCAGCAGCAACCGCAACAGCGTCATAATATAAATCCATGTTTAGAGTCAGCAGTTACTTCATtattttcatcatcatctttaTCTGCTCATCCagcattacaaaaacaacgtcaACATACATCATTGTCAGATCAACAACAACATTCTAATCAAAATGCCAAAGGATTGCCCAACGGAG ATCTAGTCAAATGTGTAGCTGAAATTTCCCATACATCAGCAGCTGCCGCTACTCACGATGATAGTAGTGATGATACTGGTGGCGGTGTTGAAGTATTTACCACCGAACGCAGTCATCTTGAAGAGCTTTTCACGCCGACCCCAGAGCAAAATTACGAAATAGAAGAATCTGTTAGTGTAATGACAAATGGGCGAGCCCATAGCGGTGGTAGAAACAGTTTGACACATCCAACCACATCACCCATACACCAACAACAGCATCATGGTTTCAAGCCGAATAGACAACGAACTCGCGTACACTTTGGTACGAATGTCGAAAATCCAGAGGTTCACGATGGcggacatcatcatcatcatcatatgaGTCAAACATCGTACAACACCAACGCAAATGCCAATACAGACACCAGAAACAATAGACACCACAGTACTCCAGACTACAATCAGTATGATGACGATAGTGATGGTGGCGGTGGTGGTGACGATAGTGGAGATAATGGTGCAGCGAAGAataatgattatgatgatggtGGTTCCCCTGTCAATGGCAATAATGATGATGGCAGCAATGGTGATGGTGGcggtgatgataatgatgactcTAAAGTGGCCTATATTGTTGAGGGTCACAACTATCGCAAATATCGCGTCGAAGAAGAAACCGATGATGGATTCATTGTAGGCGAATATGGTGTTGTAGATCATAATGATGGCAACTTGCGAGGTGTGCGTTACACAGCCGACTCGACCATCAATCGTAGTCTAATACAAAAGGCCttgttgacatttttaaaactaaagtaa